From Phaeocystidibacter marisrubri, the proteins below share one genomic window:
- a CDS encoding ComEC/Rec2 family competence protein, with translation MKTHKLPFRLAYGVLALSAGIVTHPISDWVICSIALLISLIAVIICALRTLFPHTAWLFLFFGLLSAFLFGNGRYRLSVDLLEGVENGYCTDFVQLDSRWTNTYGKYTAEVTTDDGRHWKAYSQRPDTTLEPGSVLHVSGYRSRFQAPVYPYQFDEETYYHSKGFSGKWYFDGLVLIRTQREPSLRNQIIDRIRSWPVRPATRAFYLAMITGEKGDIETEDREAFSRSGLVHILAVSGLHVGLIVAFVNGVFFFSVFRQTEWGRWMVWAISLIALWFFVYISGSSSSVLRAAIMFSAVATARALKRKAATPEAVWLSAYLLLLINPYEVYALGFQLSFAAVFSIVYGHAFVQNWIRERYGSSKKTKVLSLLSVSFWAQLGTSPITLYHFHQFPNFFLFSNVLFLPFVPILLGLGILLTLWSGWSIPPVWLFHLVDGAVNIFNYGVHWVSNLPGSVTEGIYLSKIQAWLCLSFVVVVIIAMYQRNLKAWGLGIILLSVLPFAREGKTDAYWVHHFRENTILEMEEANGVQLYMADTTLQSAFFRQTKFWRSSRGVQSVSVSYWEFQPLEEGGENDYFAVSGDSILQQFRQSSP, from the coding sequence TTGAAAACGCACAAACTTCCCTTTCGCTTAGCCTATGGCGTACTTGCTCTTTCTGCGGGTATTGTGACGCATCCCATTTCAGATTGGGTCATATGCAGCATCGCTTTGCTGATTTCACTCATTGCAGTCATTATTTGTGCTCTTCGCACTCTGTTTCCTCACACGGCGTGGCTTTTCCTGTTCTTCGGTTTGCTATCGGCTTTTCTCTTTGGAAACGGGCGTTATAGGTTGTCGGTAGATTTGTTGGAAGGAGTCGAGAATGGGTATTGTACCGATTTTGTTCAGCTCGATTCACGATGGACGAATACATATGGAAAGTATACAGCTGAGGTGACCACGGATGATGGGCGGCATTGGAAGGCGTATAGCCAGCGGCCCGATACCACTTTGGAGCCAGGCTCGGTCTTACACGTTTCGGGCTACAGATCAAGGTTCCAAGCACCGGTTTATCCCTATCAATTTGATGAAGAGACTTATTACCACAGCAAGGGATTCAGTGGAAAGTGGTATTTCGATGGTCTTGTATTGATTCGGACTCAACGCGAACCTTCACTCCGAAACCAAATAATCGACAGGATTCGCTCTTGGCCTGTGCGTCCCGCCACCCGTGCTTTCTATTTGGCCATGATCACGGGAGAGAAAGGGGATATTGAGACTGAAGATCGAGAGGCATTCTCACGATCGGGATTGGTGCACATACTGGCGGTTTCAGGATTACATGTAGGATTGATTGTGGCCTTTGTAAACGGCGTGTTTTTCTTTTCTGTATTTCGCCAAACTGAATGGGGGAGGTGGATGGTATGGGCAATAAGCCTGATTGCGCTTTGGTTCTTTGTCTATATCAGCGGAAGCAGTTCTTCGGTGTTGAGGGCGGCAATTATGTTCAGTGCGGTGGCAACAGCAAGGGCGCTCAAGCGCAAGGCGGCAACACCTGAGGCTGTTTGGCTTTCGGCCTATTTATTATTGTTGATCAATCCATATGAAGTCTATGCCTTGGGTTTTCAACTCAGCTTTGCAGCGGTGTTTAGCATTGTGTATGGACATGCATTTGTTCAGAATTGGATAAGAGAGCGGTATGGTTCTTCAAAAAAGACAAAAGTTCTATCTCTGTTGTCGGTGAGCTTTTGGGCGCAGTTGGGGACAAGTCCGATTACGCTGTATCACTTCCATCAATTTCCCAATTTCTTCCTTTTCAGTAATGTCCTATTTCTTCCCTTTGTTCCAATATTGCTAGGATTGGGAATTCTGCTTACCCTTTGGAGTGGCTGGTCCATACCTCCAGTGTGGTTGTTTCATCTCGTAGATGGAGCGGTGAATATCTTCAATTATGGCGTTCACTGGGTTTCGAATCTGCCAGGTTCCGTTACAGAGGGAATCTACTTGTCAAAAATTCAAGCTTGGTTGTGCCTGTCGTTTGTCGTGGTTGTTATCATTGCCATGTATCAAAGGAACTTGAAGGCATGGGGATTGGGCATCATACTTCTATCGGTACTACCCTTTGCCAGAGAGGGGAAAACAGATGCATATTGGGTTCATCATTTTAGGGAGAATACCATTTTAGAGATGGAAGAAGCGAATGGCGTTCAGCTCTATATGGCAGATACCACTTTACAGTCGGCTTTTTTCCGACAAACCAAGTTCTGGCGCTCCAGTAGAGGCGTTCAATCGGTTTCGGTGAGCTATTGGGAATTTCAGCCGTTGGAAGAGGGCGGTGAGAATGACTACTTCGCAGTTTCTGGAGACTCAATACTTCAACAGTTCCGTCAGTCGTCGCCGTAG
- a CDS encoding SpoIID/LytB domain-containing protein produces MKIRLVILLALASLAGMANDTLRVRLFSDKTVSNTQIRVRAGHYAWVAMTSDGVYVDTIADASPHRNWLFDIRPTSDDLSIHHSGISLGRYPILKLVPLTDSAWYLIKGYGPERVYEGALEIRRNGSQLTLIGEVDMQSYIAGVVESEGGHFTQVEYFKAQAVLARTWLMSNWRKHIREGYNVKDDVSSQAYYSMAYLQNSSTIRRAVRETGDSILVDSDSIPVLGVFHSNSGGQTANSEEVWSREVAYLKSVSDTFSLEGDKAVWTKTIDKEAFISYIAGKVNANPRDANFRVAVLEYKPLGREGYFSFAGRRMKWRDVRSHFNLRSAWFSVEENGNSVILHGRGFGHGVGLSQEGAMIMARMGFGYKSILAHYFAQTHVVSLGDVR; encoded by the coding sequence GTGAAAATTCGGCTCGTCATACTACTTGCATTGGCGAGCTTGGCCGGAATGGCGAACGACACGTTGCGCGTTCGACTCTTTTCGGATAAAACCGTTTCCAATACACAGATTCGGGTTCGAGCTGGGCATTATGCCTGGGTTGCCATGACATCTGATGGGGTCTATGTAGATACCATCGCTGATGCTAGTCCGCATCGCAACTGGCTATTCGATATCCGTCCCACTTCTGATGATCTTTCTATCCATCACTCCGGGATTAGCTTGGGGAGATATCCCATACTCAAATTGGTGCCTCTCACTGATAGTGCTTGGTATTTGATCAAGGGCTATGGTCCTGAGCGGGTGTATGAAGGCGCACTTGAGATTCGCAGAAACGGTTCTCAATTAACCTTGATTGGTGAGGTTGATATGCAGTCGTACATCGCAGGTGTTGTGGAATCAGAAGGAGGGCATTTTACGCAAGTGGAATACTTTAAAGCACAAGCCGTTTTAGCGCGGACTTGGTTAATGTCCAATTGGAGAAAGCACATCAGAGAAGGTTATAATGTTAAGGATGACGTTTCCTCTCAAGCCTACTACAGCATGGCTTATCTTCAGAACAGCTCAACCATCCGAAGGGCGGTTCGAGAAACGGGGGATTCTATTTTGGTGGATTCAGATTCCATTCCTGTGCTCGGTGTTTTTCACTCAAACAGTGGCGGACAAACGGCAAATTCTGAAGAAGTTTGGAGTAGAGAAGTGGCGTACTTGAAATCGGTGAGCGACACTTTTTCTTTGGAAGGGGATAAGGCGGTTTGGACAAAGACCATCGACAAAGAGGCATTCATCTCCTATATTGCTGGAAAGGTGAACGCCAATCCGAGAGATGCCAATTTTAGAGTGGCGGTATTGGAATACAAACCACTAGGTCGAGAAGGATATTTCTCATTTGCAGGTAGGCGAATGAAATGGCGCGATGTCCGTTCTCACTTTAACTTGCGTTCGGCTTGGTTTAGTGTAGAAGAGAATGGCAATTCTGTCATCTTACACGGTAGAGGATTTGGCCATGGAGTTGGTTTATCTCAAGAAGGAGCCATGATTATGGCACGCATGGGATTCGGTTACAAATCCATACTTGCTCATTATTTTGCGCAAACTCATGTGGTGAGTTTGGGCGATGTGCGGTAA
- the lpxB gene encoding lipid-A-disaccharide synthase, with translation MKYYVIVGEASGDLHGANLMKALKTADSSAEFRFWGGDQMEEVAGVSPVKHYKELAFMGFIEVIMNLRTILGNLKLAKSDIEEYHPDAIVLIDYPGFNLRIAEWAKEKGIPVYYYISPQIWAWKQNRVHAIKKNVTKMLTILPFEREFYGKFDMEVDFVGHPLLDAIQNRTERTVEDVLGKDDGRKIVALLPGSRKQEIESMLATMLKMPAQFPEYRFVVAGAPSQDEAFYKSLGLGDAELLMNQTYDLLSISHAACVTSGTATLETALFNVPEVVCYKGSAISYQIAKRLVKVKYISLVNLIVDREIVTELIQGDMNAKKLKKELALVLEGEKREQMLEDLSELRSALGGPGASQRAADAIVNHLKK, from the coding sequence ATGAAGTACTACGTTATTGTAGGAGAAGCATCGGGGGATCTTCACGGAGCCAATTTGATGAAGGCACTAAAGACGGCAGATTCGAGTGCAGAATTCCGTTTTTGGGGTGGTGATCAAATGGAAGAAGTGGCAGGCGTTTCGCCCGTTAAGCATTACAAAGAACTGGCCTTTATGGGCTTCATAGAGGTGATCATGAACCTTCGTACCATCTTGGGGAACCTGAAGTTGGCCAAGTCGGATATCGAAGAGTATCATCCCGATGCCATTGTATTGATAGATTACCCAGGTTTTAACCTTCGAATTGCCGAATGGGCGAAGGAGAAGGGCATTCCTGTCTACTATTATATCTCTCCACAAATTTGGGCTTGGAAGCAGAATCGCGTACATGCTATTAAGAAGAATGTCACCAAGATGCTGACCATCCTTCCGTTTGAACGGGAGTTTTACGGGAAGTTTGATATGGAGGTAGACTTTGTTGGTCATCCATTACTGGACGCCATTCAAAATCGCACGGAACGCACGGTAGAAGATGTTTTGGGAAAGGATGATGGTCGTAAAATTGTTGCCCTTCTTCCGGGAAGTAGAAAACAGGAGATTGAATCTATGCTGGCGACGATGTTGAAGATGCCTGCTCAATTTCCCGAGTATCGCTTTGTGGTGGCAGGTGCTCCTAGTCAGGATGAAGCATTCTACAAGAGCTTGGGTTTGGGAGATGCAGAATTGCTGATGAATCAAACCTATGATTTGCTTTCTATTTCGCATGCAGCTTGCGTAACCAGTGGAACCGCCACTTTGGAAACCGCACTCTTCAATGTGCCTGAAGTGGTCTGTTACAAGGGGAGTGCTATCTCTTATCAAATCGCCAAACGCTTGGTAAAAGTGAAGTACATTTCACTGGTCAATTTAATTGTGGATAGAGAGATTGTTACCGAACTCATCCAAGGCGATATGAATGCGAAGAAACTCAAGAAGGAGTTGGCACTTGTTTTGGAAGGAGAGAAGCGCGAGCAAATGTTAGAAGATTTGAGCGAACTCCGATCGGCACTTGGCGGTCCTGGGGCTTCGCAGCGCGCAGCAGATGCGATTGTAAATCACTTGAAAAAGTGA
- the surE gene encoding 5'/3'-nucleotidase SurE, which produces MSKERPLILVCNDDGITAPGIRTLISEMNQLGEVVVVAPDSPQSGMGHAITINATLRCDPFRFDDGPQVEYAASGTPVDCVKLAVNVILPRKPDLLVSGVNHGSNSSINVIYSGTMSAAMEGSLESIPSIGFSLCDFDWDADFEAARPYIRKIASEVLANGIPQGTCLNVNIPKNTKDGYAGVKVCRQARANWEEEFDERKDPRERKYYWLTGKFVNYDHGVDTDEWALENNFISIVPVTSDFTAHHAISTLNSLNLE; this is translated from the coding sequence ATGAGTAAAGAAAGACCTCTAATCCTAGTTTGTAACGACGATGGTATCACTGCACCGGGTATTCGAACCCTTATCAGTGAAATGAATCAACTGGGTGAGGTTGTGGTAGTTGCGCCAGATTCTCCTCAGTCGGGAATGGGGCATGCGATCACGATTAACGCTACTCTGCGCTGTGATCCTTTCCGATTTGATGACGGCCCGCAAGTGGAATATGCCGCTTCGGGCACTCCGGTGGACTGTGTCAAACTGGCAGTAAACGTCATTCTGCCTAGAAAACCAGATTTGTTGGTGTCAGGTGTGAATCACGGATCGAATTCCTCCATTAATGTCATCTACAGTGGAACAATGTCGGCCGCCATGGAAGGTTCTCTAGAATCCATTCCATCTATTGGATTTAGTTTGTGTGATTTCGATTGGGATGCAGATTTTGAAGCAGCCCGTCCGTACATTCGCAAGATTGCTTCAGAAGTGTTGGCCAACGGTATCCCACAGGGAACTTGTTTGAATGTAAACATCCCCAAGAATACGAAAGATGGCTACGCGGGAGTTAAAGTATGTCGACAAGCACGTGCGAATTGGGAAGAAGAATTCGACGAGCGGAAAGATCCACGCGAGCGCAAGTATTACTGGCTAACTGGAAAGTTTGTCAATTACGATCATGGTGTGGATACCGATGAATGGGCTTTGGAGAACAACTTCATTTCCATTGTTCCCGTAACTTCTGATTTTACAGCGCACCACGCTATTTCTACCTTGAACAGTTTGAATCTTGAATAG
- a CDS encoding zinc metallopeptidase yields MIWIIVIGFMIIGFVVQGRLKSKMEKYSKVPVDAGLTGREVAEKMLHDSGIHDVKVISVPGKLTDHYNPANKTVNLSPDVFNGRSIAAASIAAHECGHAIQHATGYAWLNMRTAMVPAVQFSSKLMNIIFWMAIFGMFVFSWNYELVMWIFIGAQAVVTLFSVVTLPVEYDATNRALAWLENANITSPATHEMAVDGLKWAARTYLVSALAAITVLLYYVMSMLGND; encoded by the coding sequence ATGATCTGGATAATTGTAATTGGCTTCATGATAATCGGCTTTGTCGTTCAAGGTCGATTGAAAAGCAAAATGGAGAAGTACTCCAAAGTTCCAGTAGATGCTGGACTCACCGGTAGAGAAGTTGCCGAGAAGATGCTGCACGACAGTGGCATTCACGATGTAAAAGTCATCTCCGTTCCCGGAAAACTCACCGATCACTACAATCCTGCAAACAAAACCGTGAACTTGAGTCCGGATGTATTTAACGGACGTTCCATTGCTGCAGCTTCCATTGCAGCACACGAATGTGGACACGCGATTCAACACGCTACAGGATATGCTTGGTTGAACATGAGAACCGCAATGGTTCCAGCAGTTCAATTCAGCAGTAAATTGATGAACATCATCTTCTGGATGGCCATTTTTGGAATGTTTGTATTCTCTTGGAACTACGAACTTGTCATGTGGATTTTCATCGGTGCCCAAGCTGTAGTTACCCTGTTCTCTGTGGTAACGCTACCTGTGGAATACGATGCGACGAACCGAGCACTGGCTTGGCTTGAAAATGCGAACATCACAAGTCCGGCTACCCATGAAATGGCCGTTGACGGATTGAAATGGGCTGCTCGCACGTACTTGGTGAGTGCGTTGGCCGCTATTACCGTATTACTTTACTATGTAATGAGTATGCTAGGCAACGATTAA
- a CDS encoding SulP family inorganic anion transporter — protein MFKYFKHFKQDFPASIVVFLVALPLCLGIAVASEAPPFAGLLSGIIGGVVVGSLSKSHLSVSGPAAGLVTIVAAAILDLGYETFLLAVLIAGLIQFLLGLVRAGIIGHFFPSSVIKGMLAAIGVILIMKQVQHIFGYDGDPVGEMEFFQPDGFNTFTGMIRPFQEPVLSGAILIGFICLGLLILWNSKFVKNNPWLSKIPGAVLVVILGAGLNALFMNIAPDLALGEAHLVNVPEFSSWTDFKDKLMTPDFSNLGDKRVYIVAITLALVASLETLLSIEAVDKMDPHKRRTSQNAELRAQGVGNMLSGLVGGLPITAVIVRSTANLEAKAQSKMSAIYHGILILVAVFVFPYIINLIPMASLAAILLMVGYKLTQPSLYKAQFNLGWDRFIPFLVTIIAILFSDLLIGVSIGLIVGIFFILRANYRVPYHYNEEEVETNGSKVITIRLSEHVSFLNKASLQLNLDQLPHGSTVVIDGEFTKDIDYDCLEVIYSFVEVADEREIQLTLKNIPSLESFHRK, from the coding sequence ATGTTTAAATATTTCAAGCACTTCAAACAGGATTTTCCTGCCAGTATTGTCGTTTTCCTCGTTGCATTACCCCTTTGTTTGGGGATCGCTGTAGCGTCGGAAGCGCCACCTTTTGCTGGATTGCTCTCTGGGATCATTGGTGGTGTGGTGGTCGGATCACTGAGTAAGTCGCATTTAAGTGTAAGTGGACCTGCGGCGGGATTGGTAACCATTGTAGCCGCGGCCATTTTGGACTTAGGTTATGAAACCTTTCTATTGGCTGTATTGATTGCCGGACTGATCCAGTTTTTACTAGGTTTGGTTCGAGCGGGCATTATTGGTCACTTCTTTCCATCTTCTGTCATTAAGGGAATGCTTGCTGCCATTGGTGTTATTCTCATCATGAAACAGGTGCAGCACATATTTGGGTACGATGGTGACCCAGTAGGGGAAATGGAGTTTTTCCAACCCGATGGCTTCAACACTTTTACCGGGATGATTCGTCCCTTCCAAGAGCCCGTTTTAAGTGGAGCCATTCTCATTGGTTTCATCTGCTTGGGCTTACTCATTTTGTGGAACAGCAAGTTTGTGAAGAACAATCCTTGGTTGAGCAAAATTCCAGGTGCGGTTTTGGTGGTTATTTTGGGTGCCGGACTTAATGCATTGTTCATGAATATTGCTCCCGACTTAGCCTTGGGAGAAGCTCACTTGGTGAATGTTCCAGAATTCTCCAGTTGGACGGATTTCAAAGACAAGCTTATGACACCCGATTTTAGCAATTTGGGAGACAAGCGTGTGTATATCGTGGCTATAACGCTTGCATTGGTTGCTTCTTTGGAAACCCTATTGAGTATTGAAGCGGTAGACAAGATGGATCCGCACAAGAGACGCACCTCTCAGAACGCAGAGCTACGCGCACAAGGTGTGGGGAATATGTTGAGTGGACTCGTAGGAGGATTGCCGATTACCGCTGTGATTGTCCGATCTACTGCGAACCTTGAAGCCAAAGCACAAAGCAAGATGTCGGCCATCTATCACGGTATTCTCATTCTAGTTGCTGTCTTTGTGTTTCCATATATCATCAACTTGATTCCAATGGCATCTCTGGCGGCCATTCTATTGATGGTTGGTTACAAACTCACACAGCCATCCCTCTACAAGGCACAATTCAATTTGGGGTGGGATCGATTTATTCCATTCCTTGTTACCATCATCGCTATTCTCTTCTCGGATTTGCTGATCGGTGTATCTATTGGTTTGATCGTTGGTATTTTCTTCATCCTTCGCGCCAACTACCGAGTGCCTTATCATTACAACGAAGAGGAGGTAGAAACCAATGGAAGTAAGGTGATTACCATCCGTTTGTCAGAACACGTTTCATTCTTAAACAAAGCGAGTTTGCAATTGAATTTGGATCAACTGCCTCACGGTTCTACCGTTGTAATTGACGGCGAATTCACGAAGGATATCGATTACGATTGCTTGGAAGTCATCTACAGTTTTGTAGAAGTTGCTGATGAACGAGAGATTCAACTAACGCTGAAGAACATTCCGTCATTAGAGAGTTTCCATCGAAAATAG
- the rluF gene encoding 23S rRNA pseudouridine(2604) synthase RluF has product MSELVRINKFLSERGICSRRAADKLLEQGRITIDGEKPLMGTKIGPHNEIRVDGKLVGHTQKEFTYLAFNKPIGIVCTTDTKREKDNIIDYISYPERIFPIGRLDKPSEGLILLTSDGDIVNKILRASNGHEKEYIVTVDRPITEKFLRGMAGGVPILDTVTKKCEIEQISKFVFRIILTQGLNRQIRRMCEYFDYNVTKLKRIRVMNIKLDIPVGHYRTLRPQELEDLMKAVEHSTKTFRPRTK; this is encoded by the coding sequence GTGTCAGAACTCGTAAGAATCAATAAGTTTTTAAGTGAACGTGGCATTTGCTCTAGACGTGCAGCAGATAAGCTGTTGGAGCAAGGCAGAATTACCATTGATGGCGAAAAGCCGCTCATGGGCACCAAGATTGGTCCACACAATGAAATTCGCGTAGATGGAAAGCTTGTGGGCCATACCCAAAAGGAATTCACCTATTTGGCCTTTAACAAGCCCATCGGAATTGTTTGCACAACTGATACCAAGCGAGAGAAAGACAATATCATTGACTACATCAGTTACCCAGAGCGCATCTTCCCTATTGGGCGTCTCGACAAACCTTCAGAAGGACTCATTCTCCTCACTAGTGACGGCGATATCGTCAATAAGATTTTGCGCGCTTCCAACGGTCACGAAAAGGAATACATTGTTACCGTAGATCGTCCTATCACCGAAAAATTCCTTCGCGGAATGGCCGGTGGGGTTCCCATTCTCGATACGGTTACCAAGAAATGTGAGATTGAACAGATCAGCAAATTCGTCTTCCGAATTATCCTTACACAAGGCTTAAACCGCCAGATTCGGAGAATGTGTGAGTACTTCGACTACAACGTAACCAAACTCAAGCGCATTCGTGTGATGAATATCAAGCTGGATATTCCCGTGGGGCATTACCGCACCCTCCGCCCGCAAGAGCTTGAAGACTTGATGAAGGCAGTAGAACACTCTACCAAAACCTTCCGCCCTAGAACAAAATAA